CGTCATCGATCCCTGGTCCCCTTACTCTTAGTGAGTAACGCACAGAAAACGGGTTTCTCCGAGAAACCCGTTTTCTACTCATGCAAAAAGGGGAATAAATAATCAGTCTTTAATAACCAGATTTAGTATGACTACTATTGCACGGGTACATCAAGAAAAGTTAACGGGTCTATCCATTGCTGGACAAGGGTTTTCGGCTCTTGTAGTAGATATGTATGGAGTAGTTCAGGTGTTTTAGGTGGGAATTGGTTCACCTGGCCGCAAACTAGACCATTTACCGGTTTCGCGCAAAAAGCTTTCACAACCCACCACATCCCACTCCATTTCGATATAATCTTCTTTGGTGCGAATGTTAACGTTAATAGAAGGGTTCTTCGCTTCAAAGTCCGGTGTCTCGGTGAGATGACGTTCCTGATGTTGTGTTTCTACGGCATGATAGGTGAGACAGCGATCAACAAAATAGCAGTTAATACAAATACACATAGGTTTAACTCTATAAGTCTTTTCCGTTAATCTAGCTCAGTCTCTCCCCAAATGGGGCCGGTAAAAATTATATTTTTGTAAATTTATCTTCTCGATGTCTTGTCAAAAAAACCTAGATAGTTTAGTTAAAGAAGTTTTTGCGATTAATCGGCAAGAATTGCCAGAAAATGCTTATTTAGTCGGTGGTGCTGTGCGAGACGCTTTATTAAACCGTCAGAAAGACTATATTGACCTAGATTTTGTGGTTCCCGAAAAAGCGATCGAAATTGCCCAAACTATTGCCCATCATTATAAAGCGGGTTTTGTGGTTTTAGATGCCGTTCGTCAAATTGCTCGCGTCGTTTTTCCCCAGGGGACCCTTGATTTCGCACAACAGGAGGGAGAATCTCTAGAAATAGACCTAAAAAGACGGGATTTCACCGTTAATGCTCTCGCTTATAATCTCCACACCCAAGAAATTTTCGATCCTTTAGGGGGATTAAAAGATTTAGGCTGCCAATCCCTGCGGATGATTTCCCCCGAAAATCTCCAAGATGATCCCCTAAGATTATTAAGGGCCTATCGACAAGCGGCTCAATTGGACTTTGAGATCGAACCCCATACCCGTGCAACTATTCGTTCTCTTGCCCCTTTATTGCACCGTGTAGCCGCCGAAAGGGTACAATCCGAGTTGAATTACCTTTTGCTCAATTCCCGTGGCAATAAATGGCTAAAAAGTGCCTGGGAAGATGGCTTATTATCTCTCTGGTTGCGTCGGATTACCCCCGCAAAAATGGAGCGAGTTATGGGGGTGGAAGCGGCAGCGGGATTTTTAGAATCTTTGTTACCAGAAAAATTTATCTTTTCCCCTTCTCAGTTACAGTTGACAAAATTGGCCCTATTGGTATCGGATATTTTAGCAGAAGCGGAAAAAGAGTTAATCGATCTCAAGTATTCCAGGGGGGAAATTCGCACGGTAATCACGGTAATTAAGTCTTTACCTCCCCTGAAGGAAGCGGATAATTTAAGTCTGCGGGAACATTATTTTATTTATCTAAATACGGGAAAAGTATTTCCTGTCTTTGCCCTTTTTGCTTTATCAATGGGGATTAACAAAAATATCGTCGCTTCTCTGTTGACTTCCTATCTCGATCCCGATAATATTATCGCCCATCCCCGACCTTTATTAAGGGGCGATGATTTAATTAACCATTTACACCTGAAACCTAGTCCGATTATCGGTAAGTTATTAACCGAGGTACAAATTGCCCAAATTGAGGGCCAAGTTACAGTTTTTCAGGAGGCGATCGATTTTGCTAAAAAGTTGTTATAAGTAGCTGGTTATAATTAAATTAAAAATGGATTTTAGGTCTGATCCCCCCTGCCCCCCTTGATAAGG
This portion of the Microcystis aeruginosa NIES-2549 genome encodes:
- a CDS encoding Ycf34 family protein, whose product is MCICINCYFVDRCLTYHAVETQHQERHLTETPDFEAKNPSINVNIRTKEDYIEMEWDVVGCESFLRETGKWSSLRPGEPIPT
- a CDS encoding CCA tRNA nucleotidyltransferase; its protein translation is MSCQKNLDSLVKEVFAINRQELPENAYLVGGAVRDALLNRQKDYIDLDFVVPEKAIEIAQTIAHHYKAGFVVLDAVRQIARVVFPQGTLDFAQQEGESLEIDLKRRDFTVNALAYNLHTQEIFDPLGGLKDLGCQSLRMISPENLQDDPLRLLRAYRQAAQLDFEIEPHTRATIRSLAPLLHRVAAERVQSELNYLLLNSRGNKWLKSAWEDGLLSLWLRRITPAKMERVMGVEAAAGFLESLLPEKFIFSPSQLQLTKLALLVSDILAEAEKELIDLKYSRGEIRTVITVIKSLPPLKEADNLSLREHYFIYLNTGKVFPVFALFALSMGINKNIVASLLTSYLDPDNIIAHPRPLLRGDDLINHLHLKPSPIIGKLLTEVQIAQIEGQVTVFQEAIDFAKKLL